CCCGGGGGCGGGTAATATGCTGCAGGGCCAGGGGATGGACACGGGCCGGGCCATGCTGGTGCAGTCGAGCTTCGAGGAAAGCCAGTTCCGCGTCGGCTTCGATCTGATCGCACCGCCCATCCTGGGTCCACCGGGCGGGGACGTGTGGCAGGAGTGCGCTCCAATGCTGCCAGCCCGCCGGAAGTATCTGCTAAGCTTCCAGGGCGAGCTGTTGGGCCAGAACGGTTCGATGGTTGGGCCGCGCGGGACGGACGACACCGAGAGCGACACGGTGGACGAGTTTATCATCGAGCATCTGAAGGAGATGTCTTCGGGCAGGACGCAAGACTACTTCATGCTGCAGTTTGAGTGCGTTCCGGCGACCGAACAACGCGCACCGTCGGGATTGCGTGACTGGTCGCTCTGTGGGACGGACAATTCGCGCAAATCGGTGCTGAAAGAATCGAcctttgcgctgctgctggcaccGGGCGGAGGAAGTACGAGTTCCACGTTGCTGCAGGCACGGCTGTACGAGGCACTGCGGGCAGGAGCGATTCCGCTGGTACTGGGCGGCGATCAGGTGCAGCTTCCGTACGCTGAAACGATCGACTGGCGACGGGTGGTGATTTCCCTGCCCAAGGCCCGTATAACCGAGCTACACTTTCTGCTGCGTGCCATCCCCGATGCCGATTTGCTGACGATGCGCCGCCAGGGTCGGTTGGTGTGGGAGCGCTACCTTAGCTCGGTTCAGTCCACGGTTGATACGATCGTGGCCAGCCTGCGCAGTCGGCTCGGAATTCCCCCGAAACCAATACCGTCAGTGATTGCGCACAGCGTGTTCAATTCATCGTTCGTCCCGCTCAAATCCGACCCCGTCATCGATACCGAGCCGGAGGAATCGCTCGGTCCGATCGAACCACCGTACCCGAGTCCGGCGTTCCGCAGGAACTACACCGCCACCCTGGTGCAGTCACGCGAAATGTGGAACGATTGGGCCGACCCGTTCGCCCTGTATCCGCAGCTTCCCTTCGATCCGGTGCTGCCGTCCGACGCGAAGTTCATCGGCTCCCACATGGGCTTCCGGCCGATCGGGAAAGGTGCGGGCGGCACGGGCAAAGAGTTCGGCGAATCGCTCGGCGGCAACTATCCCCGCGAACAGTTCACCATCGTCATACTGACGTACGAGCGGGAGCAGGTGCTGATGGATTCGCTGAGCCGCCTGTACGGACTGCCCTACCTGCACAAGGTGATCGTCGTGTGGAACTCCCCGAAACCACCGCTCGAGGATCTACGCTGGCCAGACATTGGCGTGCCGGTGCACGTCGTTCGGGCACCGCGCAACTCGCTCAACAACCGGTTCCTACCGTTCGATGCGATCGAAACCGAGGCGGTCCTGTCGGTCGATGACGATGCGCACCTGCGCCACGACGAGATTCTGTTCGGGTTTCGCGTGTGGCGGGAGCACCGCGACCGGGTGGTTGGCTTCCCGGGCCGGTTCCATGCGTGGGACGTGAACTCGCTCGACTCGTGGAACTACAACTCGAACTACAGCTGCGAGCTGAGCATGGTGCTGACCGGAGCCGCCTTCATCCACAAGTACTACACGTACCTGTACACGTACACGCTGCCCCAGGCGATCCGGGACAAGGTGGACGAGTACATGAACTGCGAGGACATTGCGATGAACTTTCTGGTGTCGCACGTCACGCGCAAACCCCCGGTGAAGGTAACCTCGCGCTGGACGTTCCGCTGTCCCGGCTGCCCGGTGTCGCTCAGCGAGGACGATACCCATTTCCAGGAGCGGCACAAGTGCATCAACTTCTTTACGAAGGTAAGgtgcattgtttttatttattggcCTATCAGGAGTAGAAATCATAGAACGCTCTTTCCGGACTTGGCGACCGTCGCGAGGTGGACGGGGTACAGTTGTTTAAAAGCTTTGCGTACCATCTGCTATCATTACCCGGACACTGGTCAATAGAAGTGCCTTCTTGAGGCTGCACAGTGTCCTTCCCATTCACTTCCGGAGTATGATGGTCGTCAACGTCAACGAACAGTTTTGGTTGATTCCtttcaacagcagcagtgtcTCCGACGGCTTCGTTCTCAATGTGCTTGGATGGCGCATTGTCCTCGGAGACTGTGTTCTCCTCCTTCTTCGGATATATTTGGTTGGAGTTGCGATCAAACACGCCCACCAACACGAGATCGTCATCTTCATTAGGGAACTTTTTATACTTGTTGGCGTGTTTAGTTCGTTTGCTTTTCAAATTCTTTTGCCTCTTGTAtggttttcgtttgttttggtgCTTCATCCTGTACCGCTCTTTCTACGTTAAAATGGCACCCGCTTACTTCAATGCTTGCTTCGATTTAGATAGACATTGATCGGTTCCCCACTGCTCAAACCCTTCTCACGCGtgctcttctctttctctgcaGGTGTTTGGGTACACGCCCTTACTTAACACCCAGTACCGGGCCGATTCGATCCTGTTCAAAACGCGAATACCACATGACAAACAgaaatgctttaaatttatCTAATTGCCCGCTATTGAAAAACACCGTTTGTTCCGTCCGTTGGTGGCAGGCGTAACCAAAGCACGGCCAAACCGGACGACCGCCTGCACCTGGGAGCTGACCTGAGATGGAACTTTCCTACAACCGAAACCGACACAGTTACTGCTAGCAAATATCAATAGTCACCGCATATGCACTAAATGTAGAAGTACGCGATCACGTGATCGTGGTCAAAATGGGGATGCCATAAGGAGGATGTTTAGCTTGTGTGTTGCAACACTGCGCAACCAGGCACTGGTGGGCAGTACTAACGGTGGACGAAAGAACAACGGTACAGTAGTTGTTGCACAGCAAGCATCATTTCCACTACCAATGAACACACCCTGCTCGTTGGAGTAGCTCGTAAGCGTGTACTAGCAATAGATTAGGTTAGGCGAACAAAGTGGCATGTTTTAAACGAAGCAATCGTTCGGTTggatttttcgttttttgtttttttcaaaccAGCACTACGACTGAGATAGAATGCGCGAATGAGAACGAACAGGCGCCATTCGCTAGATTGGTGTAACATATTTCATAATCAGCTAGATTCTAATGAAGGCAACAGTAGCAGCACCGCCGTAAGCATACCAGTTAATGCAAAAGGGTACAGCAAGCAACATTTGTGTATCGTAAAGCAACACTGCGCGTGACATTAATAGTAAATGGTTTGTACATTAAATTGCGTTGCGTGAGGGGAAGCGTCAACACGGGAGTTTGAATTCCGTTAAGTCCCGTTTAGTTGGACGTTCTGTGCACTTTCCCAGTTATTTTAGCGGTTAAAGTGTTTTACTGGCGCGTTAGTCCTAGTCCGAAGGGAGGATGTTTTAGGTTTTTAGGGACTTTTGTGCAGCTTTAAAAGGTAGAAATTAGGTTTTATCTCGCCGCGTGTACACTCGTATGAGATTGTAATGTTTGTAATCGGCGCGGAAAAAAAGACTAATATAAAATTGACACGTATACTGTAACACACATCGTGGtaaatacattttcttttctgATGCACGATTTACTTGAGAAACGTGCTGTAGCATGAGGTAAGTAAAATGCTCCcgtttgaaaaaagaaaaggaaagtcGGTTAGCTTTCTCACCGTTTTCATTCGAGCAGTAGTGCTCATCTCACTGACAGTGGGAAAGGTTGGCAAATATTTGGCGAAAAGTTTGATTCATAGATGCTTCTTTGCCAATTTCTATTTTGTAATACATTTGTAAACATCTGATAAAAAGTAAGGAATTATCGTATTTTGCAtatcttacagggttttccaagtcaatTAAGAATGtcaacaacatttttcatcgcttgcgagatgtttttcaacagcagtCACGTGGTGTATCTGCATcacaataaaatttcaattcttccgcatgattttcaacacatcacatagaactgtcaaactcaatccaactAGTGATGTGTTGAGTGTCATGCAATAAGAACTGGAAAATatttgtgatgcaaatacaatattttacggctgttgaaaaacatctcgcaagcAATGACATATATTGTTCATATTCGAAATTGACTTCGTAAACCCTGTATCACTTCTTTCACATAactttcaacacgtctcaagctggaCTGGGTTCGGCAGTTcgttgtgatgtgttgaaaatcatacggAAGAATTGCAATgttattgtgatgcaaatgcACCACGTGactgctgttgaaaaacatcttgcaagCAGTGTATAATTCAGTTCATATTATAGAATAACTTGGAAATCTTAATATGgttttttgcatttattaGGCATTTTCAGTGGCAAATTATATTAATTTTACGATTCTTAAGagatttcattattttactaTTGAATTTCACAAGTTATACAGTCTGACCTCAccggttgaacttcgattccctggcaaatattgaatatgtgctttttagtttttagtaaTTTTTCTGGGCAAAggatttttatgaaattttcaaaaactggtttttctttttcaaaacgcatgctttttaattgaactgtcatccAACTATCCCGCGTTCAATTGTGACTGTATACTGTTTTCTACATCAGTTACCAAATCGTAACACTATTATTGAACGTTCGCCacatgtttttcaacaatGTAACTGTTAAACGTATATGACAGTGGTTGAAAATCATGTCGTGAGTGTTGGATAATGCTGCTAACATTGGAAACTGATCACTATCATATTGTTAACTGTAATATCgtattatttttatcctcATATTATCCCttcgtttccatttcattcACTGCAAACCTTAAAACACACCACCTGCTCTGAAACTGTTCATTTTGAAACgttcaactgctgctgctgctgctggtagtgCTGCTCATCGCTCATACCCCCTCACACATCAGAGCAGATTTGCCCTCCACGATGAGATTTGGCAATTGAAGAGAGctgaacgagagagagagagagccgcGTGATTGCATTTTATAGGAGCGGCAAggctcgcacacacaaaagaagTCTGGAAATTTGTGTggctctctcactctcactcgctctccctctctctcgtcTTGGTGGTGAAAATTTTTTCGGGTGAAACCAATTTGGGGCGATCCAGCCATCAGTAGCGACCAGCGTACAGGCCAAATCGCTTTTCTCCTCGAGCTTCTCGGGGTGTGCGTGCACCACACACGGGCACAGGCGGATTTTCCACTACGCTCGTCGCAGCCGTCACGAAACCCGGACCCCGTTACGGGCGGAATCGACGGAAACGGAAGGCGAAACCCGCTGCTCCGGGCGGGGGTTTTTTTGCCAAGCGGGTTGGCCGTCTTTGGGACGCTCCAGTGCTTCAGCGCTCCAGTGTTCCTTGCGTTCTGGTACCTTGTGCAACTGTTCCCAATTCATCAAttgtgcgggtgtgtgtgtgtgtttttttttttcaattatgttTCTTTCTAATCTCTTCCACTCCGTGTAATCTTCTGCAAGGGCGAGGGGGGCACACGAAACAACGACTCCCACAATCCCTCCGTGTGTGCTTgatagtgtgtgtatgtgtgtgcgtatgtgtgcctGCTCGGTAAGATAACCTAGAGTGAGATTGGTGACCGAGGGGAGAGGCAGGAGGTCGATCATAGTGACAGTGGGGGGAAGAGGGCTATTTGGACTGGCCATAGATATCTGTTTTCACCCGAACcgtgttgtgtgtgagtgtttaaaataaatgtgaaaaatcCTCCCccagtgaagaaaaaacggaattggggggaggggggagggaagaaaaaacgatGGGGACAGGAAAAGGGCAGCATGTGATGTGGTGTTTCCTGGTTGTTCTGGAATTTGGAGCAATTTTGCAAActcacatccacacacacacacaaagagagcctatacacacgcacacacacacacaagcgcacacacactcacgtacacgcacacagatCCTGCAGGGAACTGCAGCTTACTGCTTACCCGGGAGAGAGGAAGGTTAGCTTGGAGGAAGCAGGTTAAGGCAAAAAGTGATAAgtgaagtgaaaatttgaaaaacccTTCTGCTGCAATCCCTGAccaaacccccctcccccctctccccAACCAAGTGGTTTGCTGAAGTGACCCAGTGCATATGCCAACTTGCCAACCCGAAAAGCTACCCCGCCCCCTTTCCCCACATCCCTGGCCCCTGGTGTGCCAGAAAGGAGGTGTCCAACAGATTGCTCTTGCctgtctgcctgcctgcctgcctccCTTCCCTGCATATGCTTGCCCATATGCGGGGGGGAAAACGCTTCATTTGCAGCACGCCGACCGTCCTGTCTTCGTTTGGGACAGAAAAATCTAGCTCACCTTCACAAATTCATGCTGAGCGGTGCTGCAGTAACCCGCACCTGGGACCCTCCATAACGAATCCTGCCCAGAAGCCACCAGCGGGAGAAGGGAAGTTTTTTCGcggatgaagaaaaaaaaactaccaagaaatggaaagaaaacataCGGGCAAAACTGGTGGAAAATATtgtgtgaacaaaaaaaaaccctcaatatgtgtgtgcgtgtgtgtgcgtgtgtgtggaaggATATCAGCAGTGGAAGCAGCTTTTCCTTCCCAAACGCTCCCTGCCATTTCctcctttcttttttcgtttttcttctgcttttctCCCCGTGCTCGCGCTATCTGTttagtggattgtgtgtgcgcgcgcgttccTGTCACTGTGtgtgagagcgagagcgagagagagagcgggagcAAAACTTTCATCTCTCTatctcagtgtgtgtgtgtgtgtgtgtgtgtgtgtgtgtgtgtgaattttcttttccattgtTGCAATTCCCTCTGCTACACGCTCATCATCCCTGTGTGTCCTGTGGTGAAGGAGcagcgtgtgcgcgcgcgagagagcgAACGACAAACCCGCACTGCTCTGCTACTGCTCTCCCGGAGCTCTCCCGGCCGCCCATAGCCCGCCAATAGATAGCTGgcagctggtggtggtggtggtggtggtggaggtggtagTATCGCACGCTCGCAGGATACTCGCCATCTATCCCTCGCCATGCAACAGAGGCGGGCTGGGAGAGGGAGTGTACGATGCAATGCCGAGATAGCTCGTATGTCCTTTCTCTGTTGCTGCCTGGCAGCTCCTTGTTTGAACACGACGATCtatacgagtgtgtgtgtgtgtgtgtgtgttttaaatgaagaaaaatcaCTTAGGGATGGAATTAGTGTCACGTTAGTGTCCGGTCCAGTGCCACCATCCTGCAACATCCACGTCTCAAACGTAGCAAACGATAGTGATGGTGGTTGCCTTTCGGGATAAAAACAGAAGCGTTGCCCGGACGAAGGAAGGCCAGCAAAGCTATGATAGATAGAgtggtgtgttgaaaatcgCTCATAATGGGGTGTAATAGGGTAGAGCAGGTTAATAGATGGCAAGGTGAGTATAGATTAACCACCACTCTGGCATGAGGACGCTCCCACACCATTCAGACTCGTTCGTCCGGTCTGCCCGTTCGTTGTACGCTAGCGCCTGCCAGACTGCAACCATATTGTACCACCGCACCgtaatagagagagagagagagagagagagagggagagagatcgAACAAATTCAATCATATTCCGTGTATCGTAGCATACCAGCACCGGAGCCACCTGTCTGTGCGATGGCGCAAGCCACCACGCATTGGAGTTATCAAAACCGTCGGCTGGCTGCCAATGTTTATACCTATATCGGAGATCGATAGCACCTCTTCATGGGGTCGCCGGGCTTTGCCCTGTAGAATGTGGGACAATAAATTGggcgttttgtgtgtgagtgtgtgtgtgtgtgtgtgtgtgtgtgtgtgtgtgtgtgtgtgtttttacgtACGTGAACGTGAAACATATGCATCATGCGACATGCTAGTCCCCTCCGAATGTATAAGCttgattttttattgtgcGTGTACAGTTGCCGAAGCAGCGGGCCGTTTGGCTTGACGAGTGGAGTTGGCATttgcaatgtaaaaaaaaaaaaaaaaaaatacaaaccaaaccaaacccaaCTGCTCGATACGCAGATGGGTTGTGCTTTAAGTTGCATGATTTTATCGCCCTCCTTGCGTTGCATTGATGTGGGTTAAGAGGAAGCTTAAGGATCGATCTAAGGCGCTcgtagtgtgtttgtgtatcgaCATAAAAGGCGTCAATGTATGATCCTTCCAATCGAATGGGTTTCAAATCTTGCAGGCAAACAAAGAATGAAGATAAATAAGAGCCATTTTAACGTCCTCAAAAGGGACAAATAGCAGGAGAGAGTACTTAGGAGAAGAAGGTACTTAGATCCATCCAATAGTGTAACGACCGGTTTTACCAAAACTATTTATTGACCCATTTTGATTGTATTGAAAACTTGAAAACTTTCCCAGTATTTTTGGACTTTTGACCTATATTCCACACTGTCCCACGACTTTAGAACGCAGTGACTCCCCAGCCACTCCACCTCGCACTCCACTTTACAATGACGTACACGTACGCTTCCCTCCGCTACATTAACGGTGCTGGTGACCCCTAACGAACGTTTTGCAGCGTTATCTTCATTGTCAAGCTGGTGGGGACGGAGCGAAACGCATACGCCAAACCACTTTCCAAACATGGTAAAAACGACACCCTCTCTTGCCCTCTCTTGCGCACCAATTTCTCATCCAAACCCTCCAAACAATCGTCGTCAGCTACGggaaagaataaaaacaaaaaaaaatggtccaCATCCACTATGGCACTACACCTAAGCTCCTAGACGCTAGCCTTCAACCTTTTCCCCGTCCTTTTGGGCTGAATGGTCGGCACTCTTGCTCTAGCTCTCTCGGCCCGGCAGCCTATTATCACAGAGCGCCGCCGCACCGTTTCAGCCCGCACCGTACAGCCTGACAGTCCATGGCATCGCCGGGTGCAGAAGGGCGACGGAGCGCAGCGGTTAACTACACACGCGCACAACAAACACCCGACCGCGACCGAAGGGGCGGCCGGGGTGTTCCCGCCACCCACGCGGCGGTCGACGCCGCCGCCGTGACGTTCGCAGGAACGCTCGTGAAGCAATTattatgccctacgcctacagCACCAGCTCACTGTCACTGCTCTGGCTGCCGCAGTTGCAGCAGCGGAGGAGCTGAGGCGGGTGGAGGAGCGACGCTTTCGTAGTTGAATGCTTAAAGTTGCCACCAATACTAGCGTTACCACtattacacacatacacatatggGGAGGGGGCTGTCGATCGTAAATCGCCCGTGTTACTGTGAAGCGCTGTTTCCCACCCCAACTTTTTGCctttccaaacacacacaaacacacacacacataaatcgGGACCACACGGACAGTATGGCAGACACGAGGCCCTGTTTGCTTTGCTTACGAAATCGGATGAAAACTGATttcctgcagcagcaacaccaacaacgGAG
This is a stretch of genomic DNA from Anopheles merus strain MAF chromosome 2R, AmerM5.1, whole genome shotgun sequence. It encodes these proteins:
- the LOC121589253 gene encoding exostosin-3 gives rise to the protein MTGYDSLGGNGGGPSSTGGAVCHWLKHMKLYRVVLIVVFCLLSLPFVFYNLLVHEESNVQHSDIHRTRSQLFTFEDVSPLKAADLKLRIDEMLRMKGTVSLELRDLESRRQKLQSDIGLYNQKIDELKQELARQQTELDRLKISVEQAQVAQREAVLRNTPELALPRALFSDTLPAQMRPIDAAHSRSCKMSTCFDHSRCSLTSGFPVYLYDPDTTSVVSAGYDIDGFLKTTIKQTLGYNAHLTTDPKKACVFLVLVGEALSEHEVQKSNRYVAPQGAADGLGAPNLSSLNVTRLRLLPYWGGDGRNHVLLNFARREVGPGAGNMLQGQGMDTGRAMLVQSSFEESQFRVGFDLIAPPILGPPGGDVWQECAPMLPARRKYLLSFQGELLGQNGSMVGPRGTDDTESDTVDEFIIEHLKEMSSGRTQDYFMLQFECVPATEQRAPSGLRDWSLCGTDNSRKSVLKESTFALLLAPGGGSTSSTLLQARLYEALRAGAIPLVLGGDQVQLPYAETIDWRRVVISLPKARITELHFLLRAIPDADLLTMRRQGRLVWERYLSSVQSTVDTIVASLRSRLGIPPKPIPSVIAHSVFNSSFVPLKSDPVIDTEPEESLGPIEPPYPSPAFRRNYTATLVQSREMWNDWADPFALYPQLPFDPVLPSDAKFIGSHMGFRPIGKGAGGTGKEFGESLGGNYPREQFTIVILTYEREQVLMDSLSRLYGLPYLHKVIVVWNSPKPPLEDLRWPDIGVPVHVVRAPRNSLNNRFLPFDAIETEAVLSVDDDAHLRHDEILFGFRVWREHRDRVVGFPGRFHAWDVNSLDSWNYNSNYSCELSMVLTGAAFIHKYYTYLYTYTLPQAIRDKVDEYMNCEDIAMNFLVSHVTRKPPVKVTSRWTFRCPGCPVSLSEDDTHFQERHKCINFFTKVFGYTPLLNTQYRADSILFKTRIPHDKQKCFKFI